The following proteins are co-located in the Dyadobacter chenwenxiniae genome:
- a CDS encoding RBBP9/YdeN family alpha/beta hydrolase, translating into MSMHFLTVPGLASSGPQHWQTIWEQQYPHLFSRVQQENWDWPVKEDWVRQLDKQISELTGPTVLVGHSLGCITIAHWAQEHSSLNIKGALLVAPADAEMSKRLNFVVGFTPIPVKPFEFKTVVVASTNDIYATIGRSKTFAENWGSDFVNVGKKGHINAVSGLEDWKEGKAILESLSGLKFAE; encoded by the coding sequence ATGAGTATGCATTTTCTAACGGTTCCAGGCCTGGCAAGCTCAGGTCCCCAGCACTGGCAGACCATATGGGAACAACAGTATCCGCATCTGTTTAGCAGGGTGCAGCAGGAAAACTGGGACTGGCCTGTGAAGGAGGACTGGGTTAGGCAATTGGATAAACAAATAAGTGAATTGACGGGCCCTACTGTGCTGGTGGGGCATAGTTTGGGATGTATAACCATTGCACATTGGGCGCAGGAACACAGCTCTTTAAACATTAAAGGTGCATTGCTTGTGGCACCCGCCGATGCCGAAATGTCAAAGCGTTTAAATTTTGTTGTTGGATTTACGCCGATCCCCGTTAAACCTTTTGAATTTAAAACGGTCGTAGTAGCGAGCACCAATGACATTTATGCAACAATAGGCAGGTCAAAGACTTTCGCTGAAAACTGGGGCAGTGATTTTGTTAATGTTGGAAAAAAAGGGCATATCAATGCGGTTTCAGGACTGGAAGATTGGAAAGAAGGAAAAGCGATCCTGGAAAGCCTTAGTGGGTTAAAGTTTGCCGAATAA
- a CDS encoding 3-keto-disaccharide hydrolase: protein MNSRFISAGLILAVLLSIGSQISCIAQKKEKGFVSIFDGKSLKGWDGDPKYWRVENGNLVGEITPETLLKTNSFIIWKGGEPADFELKGSVKIATAGNSGINYRSEQLTDVPFALKGYQADIDGKNNYTGQNYEERKRTTLAYRGQKTTIKPYTGENTPEAVRAGVKGNAWTGLEVTGSLGKSDSLKTLIKSEDWNEFHIVAKGNRLQHYINGVLMSEVTDNDTANGKKSGLLGVQVHVGPPMKVEYKDLRIKQ from the coding sequence ATGAATTCCAGATTTATTAGCGCCGGACTTATCCTGGCCGTTTTATTGAGCATTGGAAGCCAGATTTCATGCATTGCCCAAAAGAAAGAAAAAGGGTTCGTATCCATTTTTGATGGCAAATCATTAAAAGGATGGGATGGTGATCCAAAATACTGGAGAGTGGAAAATGGAAATCTTGTAGGAGAAATCACACCTGAGACCCTTTTGAAAACAAATTCATTCATCATCTGGAAAGGCGGCGAGCCGGCAGATTTCGAATTGAAAGGCTCTGTAAAGATCGCGACAGCCGGTAATTCAGGCATTAATTACAGAAGCGAGCAGTTGACAGATGTGCCTTTTGCATTAAAAGGTTACCAAGCCGATATTGATGGAAAAAACAACTATACAGGCCAAAATTACGAGGAACGCAAAAGAACAACCCTTGCATATCGCGGTCAGAAAACAACCATTAAACCTTATACAGGAGAAAATACACCAGAAGCTGTGCGCGCAGGCGTAAAAGGCAATGCATGGACAGGTTTAGAAGTGACCGGGTCATTGGGCAAATCCGATTCCTTGAAAACTTTGATTAAAAGCGAAGACTGGAACGAGTTTCACATTGTGGCCAAAGGAAACCGTCTGCAACATTACATTAATGGTGTTTTGATGAGCGAAGTGACGGATAATGATACAGCAAATGGCAAAAAAAGTGGTTTGCTTGGCGTGCAGGTTCACGTAGGCCCGCCTATGAAAGTGGAATACAAAGATTTGAGAATCAAACAATAG
- a CDS encoding phytoene desaturase family protein, protein MYKTEYDAIVVGAGPNGLAAAITLREAGLSVLIVEARSTIGGGMRSAELTLPGFVHDVCSAVHPMAVLSPFFKTLPLKDFGLEMIQPEYAAAHPFDDGKAAILHESVTQTAGGLGGDEKAYLNFMQPLLADLPGLLPDLLGPLRWPKHPIDLVEFGLKALPSATWTGKFFKTKEARGLWAGMAAHAIQPLQSTATSAFGIMLMAGAHLVGWPIPKGGSQSIANALASYFLSIGGEIQTDFEVKSLDELPDSKAVLLDVTPKQLLSIAGARLSASYRKRLEKYRQGMGVFKIDWALKEPIPFTADACKKAGTVHLGNTFEEIAHGEKSIHYGKHVDKPFVLLAQQSLFDPGRVPAGKQSAWAYCHVPNGSEKDMTAIIENQVERFAPGFRDIIIEKHTMNTVQMEAYNPNYIGGDINGGIQDIFQLYSRPTLQISPYRTSAEGIYLCSSSTPPGGGVHGMCGHHAARQVLKDVFKLDSIRAERVK, encoded by the coding sequence GTGTACAAAACAGAATATGACGCGATTGTGGTAGGGGCCGGTCCGAATGGGTTAGCGGCGGCCATTACATTACGCGAAGCAGGACTTTCTGTTTTGATTGTCGAAGCCAGGTCAACCATCGGCGGCGGCATGCGATCCGCCGAGTTGACGCTCCCTGGCTTTGTACACGATGTCTGTTCGGCAGTGCATCCGATGGCGGTGCTTTCCCCGTTTTTCAAGACGTTACCATTAAAGGATTTTGGCCTGGAAATGATTCAGCCGGAATATGCCGCGGCGCATCCGTTCGACGATGGGAAAGCAGCTATTTTACATGAGTCGGTAACCCAAACTGCCGGGGGGCTAGGAGGTGACGAAAAGGCTTATCTCAACTTCATGCAGCCATTGTTAGCGGATTTGCCCGGCTTGCTTCCCGATCTGCTGGGCCCGCTCAGGTGGCCAAAGCACCCGATCGATCTTGTAGAATTCGGATTAAAAGCGCTTCCTTCCGCTACCTGGACAGGCAAATTTTTTAAAACAAAAGAGGCAAGAGGACTTTGGGCAGGAATGGCGGCGCATGCAATACAGCCTTTGCAGAGCACCGCCACGTCGGCATTCGGGATAATGTTAATGGCAGGCGCCCACTTGGTCGGCTGGCCGATTCCCAAAGGTGGAAGCCAGTCGATTGCCAATGCGCTCGCCAGTTACTTTCTGTCCATAGGCGGTGAAATACAAACAGATTTCGAGGTGAAATCGCTGGACGAGCTGCCGGATTCGAAGGCGGTTCTGCTGGATGTTACACCGAAACAACTTTTAAGCATTGCGGGGGCCAGGCTGAGTGCTTCGTATCGCAAACGTCTGGAAAAATATCGGCAGGGAATGGGCGTTTTTAAAATAGACTGGGCGCTGAAGGAGCCGATCCCCTTTACCGCAGACGCCTGCAAAAAAGCCGGAACGGTGCATCTGGGCAACACATTTGAAGAAATAGCGCACGGTGAAAAAAGTATACATTATGGAAAGCATGTGGATAAGCCCTTTGTATTGCTTGCACAGCAAAGTCTCTTTGATCCCGGACGCGTGCCTGCGGGAAAACAATCGGCCTGGGCTTATTGCCACGTTCCCAATGGCTCGGAGAAGGATATGACAGCCATTATTGAAAATCAGGTCGAGCGTTTTGCGCCTGGTTTCCGGGACATTATTATTGAAAAGCATACCATGAACACTGTCCAAATGGAAGCCTATAACCCTAATTACATAGGGGGAGACATTAATGGTGGCATTCAGGATATCTTCCAATTATATTCCAGGCCTACATTGCAGATTTCCCCTTACAGGACATCCGCCGAGGGCATTTATCTGTGTTCATCGTCGACCCCTCCGGGCGGTGGTGTACATGGTATGTGCGGTCATCATGCGGCCAGGCAGGTTTTGAAGGATGTTTTTAAATTAGATAGCATTAGAGCAGAGCGCGTTAAATGA
- a CDS encoding glycoside hydrolase family 130 protein — translation MKKIFTSLFLSLILFAGNAFAQQDNKLPDWTFGGFQRPAGVNPVISPDSTSTFFCPMNKKQVDWESNDTFNPAATIKDGKIVVLYRAEDKAGRAIGKRTSRIGYAESEDGITFKRRKEPVLYPAEDSQKKNEWPGGCEDPRVAVTEDGLYVIIYTQWNQDKARLGIATSRDLLKWEKHGPAFTKAFNGKFNEIWSKSGSIVTKLVGDKQVIAKINGKYWLYFGEANVNLASSTDLINWTPLVDSKENLVNLISPRKGFFDSNLTECGPPAIVTDKGIVLLYNGKNDKGEDGDKRFTPNSYCAGQVLFDKNDPSKVLARLDVPFFRPMEPFEKSGQYVAGTVFIEGMVYFKNKWLLYYGCADSRVGVAIYDPKTKTSGDPLP, via the coding sequence ATGAAAAAGATATTTACCAGCCTTTTCCTGAGCCTGATATTATTTGCAGGAAATGCTTTTGCCCAACAGGATAACAAGCTGCCCGACTGGACATTCGGCGGTTTCCAGCGTCCCGCAGGCGTTAACCCTGTCATTTCCCCGGATTCAACTTCGACATTCTTTTGTCCGATGAACAAAAAGCAAGTTGATTGGGAATCCAACGATACATTCAATCCGGCGGCAACGATCAAAGACGGAAAAATCGTGGTCCTTTACCGCGCCGAGGACAAAGCAGGCCGCGCAATCGGAAAGCGCACTTCCCGCATTGGTTATGCGGAAAGCGAAGACGGCATCACATTCAAAAGACGCAAAGAACCCGTTTTGTATCCCGCAGAAGACAGCCAGAAAAAGAACGAATGGCCAGGAGGCTGCGAAGATCCGCGCGTTGCCGTCACCGAAGATGGCTTGTACGTGATCATTTATACGCAATGGAATCAGGACAAAGCGCGGCTGGGCATTGCCACGTCAAGAGATTTATTAAAATGGGAAAAGCACGGCCCGGCATTTACCAAAGCATTCAATGGTAAATTCAATGAGATCTGGTCAAAATCCGGCTCCATCGTAACCAAGTTGGTCGGCGACAAACAGGTTATCGCAAAAATCAATGGCAAATACTGGCTCTACTTTGGCGAGGCGAATGTAAACCTGGCATCGTCAACCGACCTGATCAACTGGACGCCGCTCGTAGACAGTAAAGAAAACCTGGTTAACCTGATCTCACCTCGCAAAGGCTTTTTCGACAGTAACTTAACAGAATGCGGCCCGCCAGCCATTGTTACGGACAAGGGAATTGTGCTTTTATACAATGGTAAAAACGATAAAGGCGAGGACGGCGACAAGCGTTTTACGCCCAACAGTTACTGCGCCGGCCAGGTTTTGTTTGATAAAAATGATCCTTCCAAAGTGCTGGCCAGGCTGGATGTTCCGTTCTTCCGTCCCATGGAACCGTTCGAAAAGAGCGGACAGTATGTTGCCGGGACGGTTTTTATTGAAGGAATGGTCTATTTTAAAAATAAATGGCTCCTATACTACGGCTGCGCAGACTCCCGTGTTGGCGTAGCGATCTACGATCCTAAAACGAAAACTTCCGGCGATCCGTTGCCGTGA
- a CDS encoding sugar phosphate isomerase/epimerase family protein, whose translation MNKIGFNVLAWTAAVSDDLFPILDRLKGIGYDGAEFYLGPQESAAYQRVGNYTKDIGLETTAVMTLGADENPVSESVEVRQRALDKIKWAVDRAHDLNAKIICGPFHSAHTVFVNRPALEQEYALVGEVLHAAADYAAQANITFALEALNRFECYLCNTMEQLLKLVKATDHPNVRAMFDTHHSNIEEKKYAAALQTIAPVLAHVHISENDRGTPGDGQVLWDDAFSSLAAIKYQGWLTIEAFSRNDPDFANAIGVWREFSDPWDIAENGYKFIREMSLKHGL comes from the coding sequence ATGAATAAAATAGGATTTAATGTGCTGGCCTGGACGGCGGCGGTTTCTGATGATCTTTTCCCAATTCTGGACCGCTTAAAAGGCATTGGTTATGACGGAGCCGAATTTTATTTAGGCCCTCAGGAATCAGCCGCATATCAGCGTGTAGGAAATTATACCAAAGACATTGGCCTGGAAACAACAGCTGTTATGACGCTCGGCGCGGATGAAAATCCGGTGAGTGAATCAGTCGAGGTGCGGCAAAGGGCTTTGGATAAAATCAAATGGGCTGTTGATCGCGCACATGATCTGAATGCGAAAATTATTTGCGGGCCGTTTCATTCAGCGCACACGGTCTTTGTCAACCGGCCTGCTTTGGAGCAGGAATATGCATTGGTCGGGGAGGTCTTGCATGCCGCCGCAGACTATGCCGCACAAGCCAACATTACATTCGCATTAGAAGCGCTCAACCGTTTTGAATGCTATTTGTGCAACACCATGGAGCAATTACTCAAACTGGTGAAAGCAACGGATCATCCCAATGTGCGCGCCATGTTCGACACGCATCATTCCAACATTGAAGAGAAAAAATACGCAGCAGCACTGCAAACCATTGCACCCGTACTGGCCCACGTCCACATCAGCGAGAATGACCGCGGCACGCCAGGGGACGGGCAAGTGCTTTGGGATGATGCATTTTCGTCATTGGCCGCAATCAAATATCAGGGCTGGCTTACCATTGAAGCATTTTCGAGGAACGATCCGGATTTTGCCAATGCAATCGGCGTTTGGCGAGAGTTTTCAGATCCATGGGACATTGCAGAGAACGGCTACAAATTTATCCGAGAAATGAGCTTGAAACACGGTCTTTGA
- a CDS encoding ThuA domain-containing protein yields MQKTLKSLLFISFATLIFSFISICTNAQGNDASKYRVIYKGDKGPGVGKNIVFIATDHEYRGEESLPALAKILAKTYGFTCTVVYALDSVGNIFPGGSDIKGLDVLDKADLLVMFMRFASFPDTEMQHIDDYVKRGGPIVAFRTSTHAFDTKKNPKWAHYGWDYKGDKTNWKDGFGEYVLGESWVSHYGTNHKQSSKIIIEKSQELHPIMRGVKDMWVQSGGYTAEPKGTVLARGQVLNGMTAISEPDKTKELLPVAWIKDYQVENGKKGRSFTTTHGASEDLLNEGFRRMALNATFWAMGMEKEIKPSNDIAFVGPYKPTTFNFSGYKANVKPSDLAGWDSLIMPGEIVKKKTK; encoded by the coding sequence ATGCAAAAAACCTTGAAATCATTGCTGTTCATAAGCTTTGCTACATTAATATTCAGTTTTATATCAATTTGTACAAACGCACAGGGCAACGACGCAAGCAAATATCGTGTCATTTACAAAGGCGATAAGGGACCGGGCGTTGGCAAAAACATTGTTTTTATTGCCACCGACCATGAATACAGAGGCGAAGAATCGTTGCCAGCGTTAGCGAAAATTCTGGCAAAAACGTATGGCTTCACCTGCACAGTGGTCTACGCGCTCGATTCTGTCGGTAACATTTTCCCGGGAGGATCAGACATTAAGGGCCTCGACGTGCTGGATAAAGCCGACTTACTGGTCATGTTCATGCGCTTCGCTAGTTTCCCGGACACAGAAATGCAGCACATTGACGATTATGTAAAGCGTGGAGGGCCAATCGTCGCTTTCCGCACATCTACCCACGCTTTTGATACAAAAAAGAATCCCAAATGGGCCCATTACGGCTGGGACTACAAAGGCGATAAAACCAATTGGAAAGATGGTTTCGGCGAATATGTCTTAGGTGAGAGCTGGGTTTCCCATTATGGAACGAACCACAAGCAATCTTCCAAAATCATTATTGAAAAATCACAGGAATTGCACCCCATCATGCGCGGCGTAAAAGATATGTGGGTGCAGTCCGGCGGCTACACAGCCGAACCGAAAGGGACGGTGCTCGCAAGAGGTCAGGTGCTCAACGGCATGACTGCAATTTCCGAGCCCGACAAAACCAAAGAATTGCTTCCAGTCGCTTGGATTAAGGATTATCAGGTCGAAAACGGGAAAAAAGGGCGCTCATTTACAACTACGCATGGTGCTTCTGAGGATTTGCTGAATGAAGGTTTTCGCCGGATGGCGCTGAATGCGACATTCTGGGCGATGGGCATGGAAAAAGAGATTAAGCCATCCAATGACATCGCTTTCGTGGGACCTTACAAACCCACCACATTCAATTTCAGCGGTTATAAGGCCAATGTGAAACCATCGGATCTGGCCGGCTGGGATTCACTGATTATGCC
- a CDS encoding sulfatase family protein translates to MGACGVSVAQTATRPNIIFIFSDDHAYQGIGAYGNKLVKTPNIDRIAREGALMTNNIVTNSICGPSRATLLTGKYSHINGYKRNDRTRFDTNQTLLSKTLQQSGYQTAWIGKMHLNSLPAGFDYWNVLPDQGNYYNPDFVGQPNDTTHYTGYVSDLITKFSVDWLEKRENTKPFFLIVGHKATHREWLPDLQDLGAYDHVTFPLPANFYDDYKGRTAAMQQDMSIEKTMRLRQDLKVDVDYEKDWAYKRFTPEQKKIFKAYYDKIGKEVTDKKLTGKALTEWKYQRYLRDYFSVANSLDRNIGKLLDYLDKSGLSKNTVVIYASDQGFYLGEHGWFDKRFIYEESLKTPFVIRYPGVIKPGKKVEDLIVNVDWAPTVLNIAGAKIPTDIQGKSFLPLLKDNQTAKVPWRKEAYYHYYEFPEPHHVYPHFGLRTSRYKLAYFYGGADSWELFDLEKDPAEGSNIYGTPGTEKITADLKEKLKALMKEYKDDEALKILVGAKSI, encoded by the coding sequence ATGGGCGCATGTGGCGTTTCCGTTGCCCAAACTGCAACCCGACCCAACATTATATTCATCTTTTCCGACGACCACGCGTATCAAGGCATAGGTGCGTATGGAAATAAGCTGGTTAAAACGCCGAACATTGACCGCATAGCACGCGAGGGAGCGCTCATGACTAACAACATTGTAACAAATTCCATCTGCGGGCCAAGCCGTGCTACGTTGCTGACGGGAAAGTATAGCCATATTAATGGTTATAAAAGAAATGACAGGACCAGGTTTGATACAAACCAGACATTGCTTTCCAAAACGTTGCAACAAAGCGGTTACCAGACAGCATGGATAGGAAAAATGCACTTAAATAGCCTCCCTGCTGGTTTCGACTACTGGAATGTATTGCCTGACCAGGGAAATTATTACAATCCGGATTTTGTAGGCCAGCCGAATGACACAACGCATTACACAGGCTATGTATCGGATCTGATCACGAAATTCTCTGTGGACTGGCTTGAAAAACGGGAAAACACGAAACCATTCTTCCTGATCGTTGGGCATAAAGCTACCCACCGCGAATGGCTCCCTGACTTGCAGGACCTGGGGGCCTATGACCATGTAACATTCCCGCTTCCGGCAAATTTCTACGATGATTACAAAGGCAGGACCGCGGCCATGCAACAGGATATGAGCATTGAAAAAACCATGCGGCTGAGACAAGATCTGAAGGTGGATGTGGATTACGAAAAAGACTGGGCATACAAGCGCTTTACGCCAGAACAGAAAAAGATTTTCAAGGCATACTATGATAAAATCGGAAAGGAAGTAACGGATAAAAAACTGACCGGTAAGGCATTAACCGAATGGAAATATCAGCGATATCTGCGCGACTATTTTTCTGTTGCCAACTCGCTGGACCGAAACATAGGAAAGCTGCTTGACTATCTGGATAAGTCGGGTTTGTCAAAAAATACAGTTGTAATCTATGCATCTGATCAGGGATTTTATCTCGGAGAGCACGGCTGGTTCGATAAGCGTTTTATCTATGAAGAATCACTGAAAACGCCGTTTGTGATCCGTTACCCGGGTGTTATCAAGCCAGGTAAAAAAGTGGAAGACCTGATCGTGAATGTAGACTGGGCTCCGACTGTGTTGAATATCGCCGGTGCAAAAATTCCAACTGACATTCAGGGGAAATCATTTTTACCCTTATTAAAAGACAACCAGACGGCGAAAGTGCCCTGGCGTAAGGAAGCGTATTATCATTATTACGAATTCCCCGAGCCTCACCATGTTTATCCGCACTTCGGCTTGCGTACAAGCAGATATAAGCTGGCTTATTTCTATGGAGGAGCTGATTCGTGGGAATTGTTTGACCTGGAAAAAGATCCTGCAGAGGGTTCCAACATTTACGGCACGCCCGGCACTGAAAAGATAACAGCCGACTTAAAAGAAAAATTAAAGGCGCTCATGAAGGAATACAAGGACGACGAGGCACTGAAAATACTGGTCGGCGCCAAAAGCATTTAA
- a CDS encoding fasciclin domain-containing protein, which produces MKTSIKFTSFLAVALMTAFGAFAQEKTVTVGGAEMYPNKNIIENAVNSKDHTTLVAAVKAAGLVETLSGTGPFTVFAPVNSAFAALPAGTVDNLLKPENKATLTSVLTYHVIPGKVDSKSVAKMIKDGNGKAMAKTAQGAELTFSMDGKDLIVTDAKGNKGKVTIADVYQSNGVIHVIDKVLMP; this is translated from the coding sequence ATGAAAACGTCGATCAAATTTACAAGCTTTCTTGCAGTGGCTTTAATGACTGCTTTTGGTGCATTTGCGCAGGAAAAAACAGTAACGGTGGGTGGAGCAGAAATGTATCCTAACAAAAACATCATTGAAAACGCAGTTAATTCAAAAGATCACACAACATTGGTTGCCGCAGTAAAAGCAGCTGGCTTGGTAGAAACATTGTCAGGCACAGGTCCTTTCACAGTTTTCGCACCGGTAAATTCAGCGTTTGCAGCACTTCCGGCAGGAACGGTTGATAACCTGTTGAAACCAGAAAACAAAGCAACATTGACATCGGTATTGACTTACCATGTGATCCCTGGAAAAGTTGATTCTAAATCAGTTGCGAAAATGATCAAAGATGGCAACGGAAAAGCAATGGCGAAAACAGCACAAGGCGCTGAGCTTACTTTCTCCATGGATGGAAAAGACCTGATTGTTACAGATGCAAAAGGCAATAAGGGAAAAGTAACCATTGCAGATGTGTACCAATCGAATGGCGTGATCCACGTGATCGACAAAGTTTTGATGCCTTAA
- a CDS encoding YceI family protein yields MKKMFVFLVAGLLFNAAAIAGGPDKKAADKTLAVDTKSSKITWGAKKVTGTHAGTVPVESGSLIVDGNKLKGGSFVADVKSLVVTDIEDKDMNGKLTGHLKSDDFFSVEKHPQAKLVITSVTPKGGDNYDVAGKLTIKGITQDVKFPATVKSDANKVTANAKVTVDRTKYDIKFRSTNFFENLGDKAIENDFTLDVNLVANK; encoded by the coding sequence ATGAAAAAAATGTTTGTTTTCCTTGTTGCGGGTTTGCTGTTCAATGCTGCTGCAATCGCTGGCGGTCCTGATAAAAAAGCTGCGGACAAAACACTTGCAGTTGACACAAAAAGCAGCAAAATAACCTGGGGCGCTAAAAAAGTAACTGGAACGCACGCGGGCACAGTGCCTGTGGAAAGTGGTTCATTGATTGTTGATGGAAATAAATTGAAAGGAGGAAGCTTTGTTGCGGACGTAAAATCGCTTGTTGTGACTGACATCGAGGATAAGGATATGAACGGAAAACTAACAGGTCACCTTAAAAGTGATGACTTCTTTTCAGTTGAAAAACATCCTCAGGCCAAGCTTGTGATCACCTCGGTAACACCAAAAGGAGGTGATAATTATGACGTTGCCGGTAAACTGACCATTAAGGGCATCACACAGGATGTGAAATTCCCTGCAACGGTAAAATCAGACGCTAACAAAGTGACTGCTAATGCAAAAGTGACGGTGGACCGCACTAAATATGATATTAAATTCCGCTCTACCAACTTCTTCGAAAACCTTGGAGACAAGGCGATCGAAAACGATTTTACATTGGATGTGAATCTTGTTGCTAACAAATAA
- a CDS encoding formylglycine-generating enzyme family protein: MKILQPIKIGFFIGIITLIATSCDKKQTAEERKADSLAHCIADGIPSRASAIKNASYITEGKGDTTGMAWINGGKFLMGADEFPDSRPMHEVTVNGFYIDKHEVTNAEFAAFVKATNYKTVAERPLNPADYPGVPADKLVPGSAVFTPTPTRVSLDNPLQWWNYVAGASWAHPEGPSSSIKGRENYPVTHVSYEDAAAYAKWAGKRLPTEAEWEFAAQGGKGNHTYYWGDELKPGNKWVANIYQGSFPDKNTKEDGFLTAAPVQTFPANPYGLYDMDGNVWEWCEDLYRPDYYQKSPKDNPKGPADSYDPDEPGAVKRVQRGGSFLCSDDYCIRYKAGSRGKGEVTSGSNNLGFRCVKDKI, translated from the coding sequence ATGAAGATTTTGCAGCCCATTAAGATTGGTTTTTTCATTGGGATAATAACCTTAATCGCAACCAGTTGCGACAAAAAGCAGACTGCGGAAGAAAGGAAAGCCGATAGCCTTGCACATTGCATTGCCGACGGCATTCCGTCGAGGGCGTCGGCAATAAAAAATGCGAGTTACATTACCGAAGGGAAAGGTGATACAACCGGAATGGCGTGGATCAATGGCGGCAAGTTCCTCATGGGAGCCGACGAATTTCCGGATTCGCGCCCTATGCATGAGGTGACCGTCAATGGCTTTTATATAGATAAGCATGAGGTTACCAACGCAGAATTTGCGGCTTTTGTGAAAGCGACCAATTACAAAACTGTTGCGGAAAGACCGTTGAACCCGGCTGATTATCCGGGCGTTCCTGCCGATAAGCTGGTTCCCGGATCGGCCGTTTTTACGCCTACACCAACACGCGTTTCTTTGGATAACCCCTTACAATGGTGGAACTACGTTGCCGGCGCAAGTTGGGCGCATCCCGAAGGGCCATCATCCTCGATTAAAGGCCGCGAGAATTATCCCGTCACCCATGTATCTTACGAAGATGCCGCTGCTTACGCCAAATGGGCAGGAAAAAGGCTTCCTACCGAAGCGGAATGGGAGTTTGCCGCGCAGGGCGGTAAGGGTAACCACACTTATTATTGGGGTGATGAATTGAAGCCCGGGAACAAATGGGTGGCAAATATTTACCAGGGGAGTTTTCCGGACAAAAACACAAAAGAAGACGGCTTCCTCACCGCAGCGCCCGTGCAAACATTTCCCGCTAATCCTTACGGTTTGTATGATATGGACGGCAATGTATGGGAATGGTGTGAAGACCTTTACAGACCAGATTATTACCAAAAAAGCCCGAAGGATAATCCAAAAGGACCCGCTGATAGTTATGATCCCGACGAGCCAGGCGCTGTAAAACGTGTACAGCGAGGCGGTTCTTTCCTTTGCAGTGACGATTATTGCATCCGCTACAAGGCAGGCAGCCGGGGAAAAGGCGAGGTTACCAGTGGCAGCAATAACCTTGGGTTCCGTTGTGTAAAGGATAAGATCTAA